A segment of the Apteryx mantelli isolate bAptMan1 chromosome 13, bAptMan1.hap1, whole genome shotgun sequence genome:
ACACAAGAGAAAAGCCAGCACGTTCCATCTCCTGACCTTCATTGGAGGTGGCTGTTGTCTAAAAGTTGCTGTCTGTCTGGTATCTTGTTTCCTAGCCACTTGCAGCTGttgggcagcagctgcagctgcagccagagactcTGGGATGGGAGGCTCCTGTGGTTCTGTCTGCcattctgctttctgcttttcgaagtaactagaaaaaaaacaaaccaaaaatataaCCATTTTTTGGACTATTCTGTTAGCTTGTAAGAGGtattttgtgttaaaaaataaTGGATCATATTTCCCTATCATGTTCCCCACTAGAGTCAAATGACCTACACTTAAGTCTTGGACTACTTCTTAAACAGAATTGCTGGTATTTTCCTCTGCATTTGTACACTTCAGCCAGATTCCAGACGAATGTCAATGCTTGTTGGCTTCTAAGACATGTTGATTTACAACTAAATACAAATCTGATAGCCTGGAAAATACACTATGTATTCATGTAATCTATAACAGCTTTCTGTAAAACtcttaatttttacattttattttattaaaaattactaACTTTTTAATGAAGTGGATTAATACATTCCTTGTAGTACCAAGCTACTTAGGATGGAAAATAGAATTTCGtaagaaatgcaaaagaaaactttaaaattgtGTATTAGTTAAAATGATGGCAAATGTGTTGGACATTAAGAGAAATGTAGCTTTCTAAAAACATCACTTGCATTTGAAACAGTTCTGTTAAACCAAGGACACTATTCTTTGACTAGTAGCTATTTCTGCTATCCTACCCTACCTAGGTTATGCCCTAAAAATGAAACCTGGCCATAATCCAAATCTATTAAACATCCAGGGTAACTTGTCACTTGCTGTCAGTCAGAGGTATATGACTAAACAGTGCTAAGTGGTACTACCACATGTATGCAGCACAAAGAAAAATTCTGACTCAGAGTAGCACAAACCAACAGAAGGTTGATTCTTTTGTATCCCTTTCTCGTACTGCCTCATACCTCTGCTTGCTAAACAAGCAATTCAGATGATTATTttcaggggggggaaaaaaaaagcacttttagaAAAAGCAGCATAAGATACAAAAAGCTATAGAACCAGTAGAACCAAACACCCTTGAATGTTTGCATGTCAGATTTGGAGTCTGCAACTTAGAATAATCTAAATTTAACTTCCAACAAATTCAAACTGAATGTTAACAAATACATGTGCTCCCACATCCCCTTTTTGTTAACTTTTGCTTTTCATGCATCTCTCGTCTTTCTTCCACCTGCCAACAGtaataaaatgacaaaataacCAGTAGAATCATGAGAAGGTATAAGGCCAGATAAGGTTTGCTTTGGAGACTTACTCAAgggacagtttctcctcctcctcacaaaGATCTGGCAGCCTCTGCAACCCCAGAGTCATCCTTAAAGCATCTACGTGCTCCTTCAGGGGTTTGTACTCCTCATGCAGGCGACGAGTAGATTCCAATAGCTTGTTGAGGTCATTCTCTGACTGCTTGATAGTATTCTCCATCTGAAACAGGAGGGTGGACATGGTTTTAAAGGACTGTTTCTTTAATAGTTCTTTGATTCACCAGAAGGTTGTgtatcagaaagaagagaatttcTCATTCAAATTGGAAGAGGCTGGAGACAATGCAATAGTCAAACAGGAAGTAATATACTGGAAGAGTGAAAACTGCGCAAGGAAGAAGCAATCTCAAGTGATATACAGGagacattttcataaaaaaaggTACATTCAACCTGTACCGTCCAAACAACAGAAAGAGTAGGCAGACAGGCTGCACATGGGTCAGCAAGTGAGGAGCTATGGAAAACTCTCAAGGGacattaaaaatagaaagtaaatCTATGCTAGAGTAGAATAAACTCATTTTCTGCATCTCCAAAAACACCTTTGGTTAGAAGTTAACTAACAAGCTAATAAAAGGTTCCTGCTTCCCTTAGCACAGTAAATGGGAAAAGCGGCAGAAAGAAAGATAATCTGATAGGAAAAAGAGGGGAGGATAAAACAGAGACTGAGACAGAGGTTATGCAGCTGGGTGGAGGGTGAGAGGAGACAGAAAATTCAAGTGATAAATAAATGCAGTCTGCACATCCAGTACATAGCTTGTACCTGCTTATGATGTGGGAGCTTTTTTCCTCTGGTGCAAAGCACAGATACCTTCTGAGCTAGAAACCACTGTACAGACATTTAAGTGCCCTAACATGAAGTAAAAATTGTGGGGTTTAAAACACATTCCCTATTGAGCTCCTCTGATTAGTTtatctttcttgtttttaaactgtttctCTTATTTGTATAAATTCCTTTCAGGCTGGTGCTTCTTACTGTGCTGTGGTAATGGTTTGTGGTTCCACTCCATGATCAAGGTTGGCTCTTGCTAAGAATTTTACAAATGTAATGTATTTTCCCCAAATCCCTTTTCTTCCAAAAAGCTCCAACCCAAAGCTGCTCTGCTTCCAGGTGTTAAATGCAAAAGGACTAGCAGGAAGAACCACTTTCTCTGAGACTGCCAGAGTGATGCTACTATAGCTAATGGTAAAGTTGTAGCAACAATGGGCTTGGTTATTTATCCCCTTTGTGCAAATCCTTCCTATGCCAACCTCACAAAAATATCCTGCACAACACAGACAGGAAAAACAGTGATCCTCAGGTAAATTTATTTGGCACTCTTTGCAGGATCCTAGGATGGTGTTGTAAAGTCCAGATTATTGAACCACTGATAGTTCAGTGATGTGCACAATTCCACAACCTGTGGAATGATTCTTATACAATTGTATTTTAGTCAGACTGTCCACAGCTGGACTGTTGCATACCACATTAATATCAGCGTGGATCAGCCGCAGTTCCTCCACGTGGGCCATCTTCTcttgcagcagcaggtccatTTCCTGTTTGTATTCTTTCAGGTGCCTCTCCTCAGACTCCAGGGcttcaaattctgctttcagtcgtgcctttattttttccatctgCAAAGTCTTATTCCTGGATCCCAATGGTAATTACAAATATAGAGGGACAACAGTAAGTCACTGCAAAATCTTTTTGCCAGATGTCACTTTGTATGTGAATAGATGAAAGTAAGGGGTGGCATTAATAGACAAGGGTGAAATTAAGTATGGCTGAGAAAGGATGAGGTGTAATGAGAGAACCAGGTTCTAACCccagctcttttcctgcacttTTCTATACTATTAGATTTTACCGTACTTCTCTGAATTAACACAAACTAACACATCATTTAAAAATTTAACAGTTATTTTAGATTCAGACAAGTTGTACCAATAGAGTTTTACTGCATCGATTAATTGAGATTTTGCCTAATTCCAAAAAGGAGAAATCCAgaaaagctgggttttttttaaacagggttcTAAGAAATGGGGTATGAAATGCAAGTGATGCAAGTGATTATAGTATCGGATACGCTGACTGCAACTATGTGAACAATAATCCGAACTGCTAAAATACTAACTTCAGCTTCAAATAAAATTTCAGAGCAATGACTAATCAGAGTAGTAAAAACTCAGATGACATTGGCCATCAACATCCCACCCGCAGGTAACTGTGcattctttttgttctttgctaAGCTCTAGTACCATTCATATATGTGTAAATATTTCTGCCTACATCCTGCATTccagttttgtttgttctttttcatttgtgGCAATCCATAGTTCCAtagcaaaaatgtttaaaaacccAGTCTATATCTCTCTTCTCAGAGGGTGTGAGTTTCAGTCATCAGACACAGTTTTAAGCAGCAGGGCAGTTTACTACTGTACGTTTTAACACTTGTCCAAACTGttgaaaacagcaaacaaactgTTCTTGTTCTCAGTCTTGTTCCTGTGATTTAGCTAACCCAGAGGCCTTGGTTATTCTTCCAGTACTGAAAGTTAGAATATGATACATGGTAACCTATGTGTCAATAGCACTTCTATGTTTATAACAAGAGGCTGCAATGTTGCATTTCAGATATATAGTAAAGAGCTCCAGGACTCCTTGACTCACTTTGTTCTGAATAAAACAAGATGTAGTACTCCATTTTAGTGACATAACACCTACTGCAAGTAGAGCCAGATTTGGTTCCAAGTGCGCTATTTAATAACACAGTAGACTTCCTACAGGCATGATGTAAGAGGGGCAGGGAAATAAGAGGTCtgcttttgtatttaaatatCCTATTCCTATCCCCATGCAAATCGGGGGTAAGGTTGATTTAAGTTCACTGGAAGCAGCAAAGCTGATTATAAAATGTACTCTGTAGATCATAGGAGGCTGCCTATCAGCAATGCAAAGCAAAGAATTTTTAGCAATAAAAGACCTACCTCTAGAAGATGATGTGTGACTCCCCTTCCTACTAGGCTCCGACTCGCTCCCACTGAACTAAGAAGAGCATCAGGACTGTTGCTTTTAATGGAAGCTGAAGGCACTGAACGCCCTTCAGGAAGCTGGGCTATACCTGTCTCTAGGAAAGGGGATTCCCAGACTTCTGTGAGGCATTTGTTCCCTTTACAAATTTTCCATCCCAAGTCCCCAAGGATTCTTTCTGTAACTTCTCCCACAGCACTCAGGAATGAATGGTTTGCTCAGTGTCATTCTATGTGAGCACAGGAGAATATACTTTAATAAGGACACACTTTCTCACTCTTCCTATATCAAACTGCAGAGTTAGAAGACTATTCTGCTTATCTGCATGGCTGCATCAAAAGTACAAGTGGAAATCCTCCTTCTGCCCTGTCTGACTCATGGTGGGATCCCATGTTGACACTGACTATACAGCATCATCTCAGGTCTTCTGTATTATCCTTGGCTTGAAACTACTTCAGGAAAATGACTTAAAGTTCGTGTTTTCTCTGATTTGCTCCAACCAAGATTCCAAAAGAAATTCTAGAGCTAGCCTGAGGGCCCTTCTTTAAAGTGTGTAGCAGGTATCTGTATGGATTTTATTCTTGTCTTCATTTGACCGAGGCTCACCCTCTGCCACCCTCCCTCTTAACAGTAAAGCTCTTTCCTCTATATGAATAAGCCTTAACAGACCTAGATTACTATTGTCAGTGATTGCAGTCCATGTTATGGGCTGTGAAGAACAGAAACATCAGACCAAAGATATTAACAGAAAAAGTCAATGACAAAATAAGGTCTTGTCAGAGGTCACTCAGAGACATTTACAGATATTACAGAGAACACATATTTAAACTCAAGTTTGATAAAATCACTTGGTAAGTATGGTTATTATGTTTGTACTATAGTTCATCATAGAGTTCACATTTTTCATGTAGTAT
Coding sequences within it:
- the ZC4H2 gene encoding zinc finger C4H2 domain-containing protein, translated to MADEQEIMCKLESIKEIRNKTLQMEKIKARLKAEFEALESEERHLKEYKQEMDLLLQEKMAHVEELRLIHADINVMENTIKQSENDLNKLLESTRRLHEEYKPLKEHVDALRMTLGLQRLPDLCEEEEKLSLDYFEKQKAEWQTEPQEPPIPESLAAAAAAAQQLQVARKQDTRQTATFRQQPPPMKACLSCHQQIHRNAPICPLCKAKSRSRNPKKPKRKQDE